From Caretta caretta isolate rCarCar2 chromosome 14, rCarCar1.hap1, whole genome shotgun sequence, the proteins below share one genomic window:
- the LOC142069168 gene encoding DLA class II histocompatibility antigen, DR-1 beta chain-like, whose protein sequence is MGAGRILGAGSPWAGALLVTLTVLRTHLAHCTEPPEHFLYQAKAECLFTNGTGRVRLVVRGIYDRQQTDHFDSELGVFVADTELGRPDAELWNKDPAILADARAAVDTFCRHNYGAVRQFSVDRRVQPKVKVSPTTSGSGPHSHLLVCSVTGFYPSGIEIKWLKNGQEQTAGVVSTELLQNGDWTFQILVMLEMSPRRGDVYTCQVEHISLRGPLAVNWEAQSDAARSKMLTGIGGFVLGLIFLVPGLLIYLKNKKGRPIPQPAGLLS, encoded by the exons ATGGGGGCGGGTCGGATCCTGGGGGCCGGgagcccctgggctggggctctgCTTGTGACACTGACGGTGCTGAGAACCCACCTGGCTCATTGCACGGAGCCCCCAG AGCATTTCCTGTACCAGGCGAAGGCCGAGTGTCTGTTCACCAACGGCACCGGGCGGGTCCGGTTAGTGGTCCGGGGGATCTACGACCGGCAGCAGACCGACCACTTCGACAGCGAGCTGGGGGTGTTCGTGGCGGACACGGAGCTGGGCCGGCCCGACGCCGAGCTCTGGAACAAGGACCCGGCGATCCTGGCGGACGCGCGGGCGGCGGTGGACACGTTCTGCCGGCACAACTACGGGGCGGTCCGACAGTTCAGCGTCGACCGCAGAG ttcagcCCAAGGTGAAAGTTTCCCCCACGACATCGGGGTCTGGGCCCCACTCCCACCTGCTGGTTTGCTCCGTGACGGGGTTTTACCCCTCGGGGATCGAGATCAAGTGGCTGAAGAACGGGCAGGAGCAGACGGCCGGGGTGGTGTCCACGGAGCTGCTCCAGAACGGAGACTGGACCTTCCAGATCCTGGTGATGCTGGAGATGAGCCCCCGGCGCGGGGACGTCTACACCTGCCAGGTGGAGCACATCAGCCTGCGGGGCCCCCTCGCCGTGAACTGGG AGGCACAGTCTGATGCTGCCAGGAGCAAGATGCTGACGGGCATCGGGGGCTTCGTGCTGGGGCTGATCTTCCTGGTGCCAGGACTCCTCATCTACCTGAAGAATAAGAAAG